One Elephas maximus indicus isolate mEleMax1 chromosome X, mEleMax1 primary haplotype, whole genome shotgun sequence DNA segment encodes these proteins:
- the TCEAL1 gene encoding transcription elongation factor A protein-like 1, protein MEKPCKENEEEPHSAPKTTEEPPPVEHPPEKHSPGEEEEEEEEEDLSSEEQSSEEEEEEDEEEFFPEELLPELLPEVLLSEERPQERLSRKYLFEERPPMEQPPCGVGKHKLEEGSFKERLARSRPQFRGEIHGKNLSNEEMIKVAEEMEEMKRVRNKLLIMHWKAKRNRPYPI, encoded by the coding sequence ATGGAAAAGCCatgcaaagaaaatgaagaagagcCACATAGCGCGCCAAAGACCACTGAAGAACCGCCTCCGGTGGAGCACCCTCCCGAAAAGCACTCTCccggggaggaagaggaggaggaggaggaggaggatctGTCTTCAGAAGAGCAGTCctcggaggaggaggaggaggaggacgaggAAGAGTTCTTTCCCGAGGAACTCCTTCCCGAGCTCCTTCCTGAGGTGCTCCTTTCGGAGGAGCGCCCCCAGGAGCGACTTTCCAGGAAGTACCTTTTTGAGGAGcgtcctcccatggagcagcctcCTTGTGGAGTAGGAAAACATAAACTAGAGGAAGGAAGTTTTAAGGAGAGGCTGGCTCGTTCTCGCCCACAGTTTAGAGGGGAGATACATGGCAAGAATTTAAGCAATGAGGAGATGATAAAGGTagcagaggagatggaagagatgaAAAGAGTAAGAAACAAACTACTGATAATGCACTGGAAGGCAAAACGGAACCGCCCTTATCCTATTTAA